DNA from Microvirga ossetica:
GACGAGCCGGTCTTCCTCGCGGGTCGGCTCGATCAGATCGATCCACATGGCGTCGGGCGGGATCGGCTCACCCGGCGGAAGAACGGTGCGATCGAGGGACTCGCCCTGCGGTCCGACGACCTCTGCCGGCTTGTGGATCAGAATCATACGCGTTCTTGCCCCTTCACGATCGCTCCTTTTCCCCTCTCCCTTGTGGGGAGGGCTAGGGTGGGGGTGTTTCCGCCACACGTGGATCGGTTATCGCCAACACCCCCACCTCCAACTCCTCCCCACAAGGGGGAGGAGAGTCTGGTGGCGCTCAAGTAGCAATGGATAGTCAAATTAACGCAAAGATGACAGGGGCGGCGTATCGTCCGGCACGAAGAAATCGGGCGCCAGGGGTTTTGACGGGTCGACCCGGTACTTCTCGAAATCGGAGACGCCCTCGCCTGACAGAAACACGTCGTCGATGAGGAAATGGCCCGAGAAGCTTTTCGAGGGCTTGCCGAAAATCGCATAGGCCGCATCGGCCAGGATTTCGGGCGTGCGGCTCGCCTGCACGAGCGCATCGCCGCCGAGCAGGTTCCTGATCGCGCTCGTGGCAATGGTCGTGCGCGGCCACAGCGCGTTGACGGCAATGCCCTTGGCCCGCAGCTCGCCGGCGAGCCCGAGCACGCACAGGCTGATGCCGTATTTCGCCAGTGAATAGGCCAGATGCGGCGCGAACCATTTCTCGCTCATGTCGAGGGGCGGCGAGAGCATGAGGATGTGCGGATTCTCCGCCTTCTCCAGATGCGGGATCGCATACTTCGAGACCATGTAGGTGCCGCGCGTGTTGATCTGGTGCATCAGGTCGAAGCGCTTCATGTCGGTCTGCGGCGTCGGCGTGAGGCTGATGGCGCTCGCATTGTTGACCACGATGTCGAGGCCGCCGAAGGTCTCGACCGTCCTGTCGATGGCGCCCTTCACCGCCTCCTCGTCGCGCACGTCGACCATGAGCGGCAACGCCCTGCCGCCCGCGGCCTCGATTTCCTCGGCCGCCGTGTAGATGGTGCCCGGAAGCTTCGGGTGCGGCTCGGCGGTCTTGGCGGCGATGACCACGTTGGCGCCGTCCTTTGCCGCGCGCAGGCCGATGGCAAGGCCGATGCCGCGCGAGGCGCCGGTGATGAAGAGGGTTTTTCCGTTGAGGCTCATGATATCAGCTCGCCAGTGCCAGATTTGCGTCCTGCAGGAAGCCGGCGCCGCCGAGCACCGTGTCCTCGAGGCCCTTCGCGCCGATTGCGATGTTCTCGGCGAAGAAGCGGCACAGGGCGATGCGGCCGGCATGGGCGGGATCGCCGTCGCCGGCAACCGCCTGCGCGTTGGCGGCGAGCGCCATCTCAGCGAGCGCCGCGCCGCCCTGCGCCAGGGCGAAGAGGCGTAAATATGGCGTCGCGCCCGCGAGCGCCTCGCCCTGCGCATTAGAAGAAACCGCCTGCAGCAGATGGCTCGTCGCCCGGTCGAGGCTCTCGATGGCATCGCGCAGGCGCGGCGCGGTGGCGCCGAAGGCCGGCGTGTTTTCCTTGAGAAGACGCGTCACGATCGCCCTCATGGAGGCGATCTGCGCCCGCACCGTCTCGCCGCCTGCGAGCGGCAGCTTGCGGGTGACGAGATCGATGGCCTGGATGCCGTTGGTGCCCTCGTAGATCGGCGCGATGCGCGCGTCGCGCAGATGCTGCGCCGCGCCGGTCTCCTCGACATAGCCCATGCCGCCATGGACCTGCACGCCGAGGGACGCGACCTCGACGCCGATATCGGTCGAGAAGGCTTTCGCCACCGGAGTGAGCAGCGAGGCGCGCTCGTTGGCTTTTTTCCTGCGCGCGGGATCCGCTTCGAGATGGGCGCGGTCGATGGCCTCCGCCGTCATGTAGCAGATCGCGCGCGCCGCGGCGGTGAGCGCCTTCATGGTGAGCAGGTTCCGCTGCACGTCCGGGTGCGCGACGATGGGGCTCATGCCGTCCGCAGCGCCGATGGCGCGTCCCTGCCGGCGCTCGTTGGCATAGCCGAGCGCCTGCTGATAGGCGCGCTCGGCGATCGCCACGCCCTGCAGGCCGACTGCGAGGCGGGCGTTGTTCATCATCGTGAACATGCACGCAAGCCCGCGATTCTCCTCGCCGATCAGCCAGCCGACGGCGCCGCCATCGTCGCCGAAGATCATGGTGCAGGTGGGCGAGGCATGGATGCCGAGCTTATGCTCGATGGAATGGCAGCGCACGTCGTTGCGCGTGCCGTCGGGAAGGAACTTCGGCACGAGGAAGAGCGAGATGCCGCGCGTGCCGGCGGGCGCATCGGGCAAGCGCGCCAGCACGAGATGCACGATGTTGTCGGTGAGATCGTGCTCGCCGTAGGTGATGAAGATTTTCTGGCCGGTGATGCGGTAGGTGCCGTCGCCTGCGCGCTCGGCGCGGGAGCGGATCGCGGCGAGATCCGAGCCCGCCTGCGGCTCGGTGAGGTTCATGGTCGCCGTCCATTCGCCGGAGACGAGCTTGTCGAGATAGCGGCTCCTCAGTTCGTCGGAGGCATGCCGGATCATCGCCTCGATGGCGCCCATGGTCAGGACGGGGCCGATGCCGAAGGCCATGGAGGCGGAGTTCCACATCTCGACGCAGGCCGAGTTGAGCAGCGTCGGCAGGCCCTGCCCGCCGTAGTCAACCGGACCTGGGAGCGCGTTCCATCCGGCTTCCGTCCAGGCACGGTAAGCGTCCTTCCAGCCCGGCGCGGTGGTCACGGCGCCGTCCTTCAGGGTCGCGCCATGCCGATCGCCCTCGGCGTTGAGCGGAGCGATCACGTCGTTGGCGAAGCGGCCCGCCTCCTCGAGGATCGTCTGCGCCAGATCGACCGAGAGGTCGCCATAGATCCCATCCGCCGCAGCCCGGTCGAGGCCCGCCACATGCCGCATGGTGAAGACGATATCCTGGACAGGCGCGCGGTAGGTCATCGACGTTTCCTCTCGAACATGAGGCTTTTCATGTTGACGCGTGTTCTCGCGCCGTTAAACCCGCCCGGCAAGGGCAAATCCCGGAAGAGCAGATCTCGCAAGGGAATCCCCCGGGGCAAGGAATAGTTTAGACGTGAACGATCACGGGTCAATGCGCCAAACGCAGCGTCTGCCGGCCGATGAGGCGGGAGTTGCCCGGGCGGCCGCCATCCTGCGGGGCGGCGGTCTTGTGGCGTTCCCGACAGAGACGGTCTACGGGCTGGGCGCCGACGCGACCGATGCGGAAGCGGTCGCCCGGATCTATGCCGCCAAGGAGCGCCCAAGCTTCAACCCCCTGATCGCCCATCTCGACAGTTTCGAATCCGCTCGCATCCAGGGCCTGTTCGACGACACGGCAAGGAAGCTGGCGGAAGCGTTCTGGCCCGGCCCGCTCACCCTCGTGGTGCCGGTGGCGCCGACCTGCACGATCTCCGATCTCGCCCGCGCCGGTCTCGACAGCGTGGGCCTGCGCGTGCCGGCCCATTCCCTCGCCCATGCGCTCCTGCAGCAAGCCGGGCGTCCGGTCGCAGCACCCTCCGCCAACCGCTCCGGCCGCGTGAGCCCGACCGATGCGGACCACGTGCTTGGCGATCTCGACGGGCGCATCGAGGCGGTGCTCGACGGCGGAGCCTCCCCGGTCGGCGTCGAATCGACCATCGTCTCGTGCCTCGGCGGCACCCCTCGCCTGCTCCGCCCCGGCGGCGTGCCGCGGGAGGCCATCGAAGCGCTGATCGGCATGAAACTGGAGGGCGGCCCGGAGGCCGGCGCCAAGCCGCTCGCGCCGGGCATGCTGGCGTCCCATTACGCGCCGCGGGCGCAGGTTCGCCTGCACGCGACGAGCATTCGGCCCGGCGAGGCTGCCTTGCTGTTCGGCGCGGAGACCCCCGAGGGCGCAGAGGCAGCCCACGCCGCCCTGAATCTCAGCAAAAACGGCGACCTCGTCGAGGCCGCCGCTCATCTGTTCTCCTATCTCAGACGCCTCGACGCCTCGGGCGCTCCGACCATCGCGGTGAGCCCGATTCCGGAATCGGGTCTCGGCGAGGCCAT
Protein-coding regions in this window:
- a CDS encoding SDR family oxidoreductase, whose protein sequence is MSLNGKTLFITGASRGIGLAIGLRAAKDGANVVIAAKTAEPHPKLPGTIYTAAEEIEAAGGRALPLMVDVRDEEAVKGAIDRTVETFGGLDIVVNNASAISLTPTPQTDMKRFDLMHQINTRGTYMVSKYAIPHLEKAENPHILMLSPPLDMSEKWFAPHLAYSLAKYGISLCVLGLAGELRAKGIAVNALWPRTTIATSAIRNLLGGDALVQASRTPEILADAAYAIFGKPSKSFSGHFLIDDVFLSGEGVSDFEKYRVDPSKPLAPDFFVPDDTPPLSSLR
- a CDS encoding acyl-CoA dehydrogenase, with the translated sequence MTYRAPVQDIVFTMRHVAGLDRAAADGIYGDLSVDLAQTILEEAGRFANDVIAPLNAEGDRHGATLKDGAVTTAPGWKDAYRAWTEAGWNALPGPVDYGGQGLPTLLNSACVEMWNSASMAFGIGPVLTMGAIEAMIRHASDELRSRYLDKLVSGEWTATMNLTEPQAGSDLAAIRSRAERAGDGTYRITGQKIFITYGEHDLTDNIVHLVLARLPDAPAGTRGISLFLVPKFLPDGTRNDVRCHSIEHKLGIHASPTCTMIFGDDGGAVGWLIGEENRGLACMFTMMNNARLAVGLQGVAIAERAYQQALGYANERRQGRAIGAADGMSPIVAHPDVQRNLLTMKALTAAARAICYMTAEAIDRAHLEADPARRKKANERASLLTPVAKAFSTDIGVEVASLGVQVHGGMGYVEETGAAQHLRDARIAPIYEGTNGIQAIDLVTRKLPLAGGETVRAQIASMRAIVTRLLKENTPAFGATAPRLRDAIESLDRATSHLLQAVSSNAQGEALAGATPYLRLFALAQGGAALAEMALAANAQAVAGDGDPAHAGRIALCRFFAENIAIGAKGLEDTVLGGAGFLQDANLALAS
- a CDS encoding L-threonylcarbamoyladenylate synthase → MRQTQRLPADEAGVARAAAILRGGGLVAFPTETVYGLGADATDAEAVARIYAAKERPSFNPLIAHLDSFESARIQGLFDDTARKLAEAFWPGPLTLVVPVAPTCTISDLARAGLDSVGLRVPAHSLAHALLQQAGRPVAAPSANRSGRVSPTDADHVLGDLDGRIEAVLDGGASPVGVESTIVSCLGGTPRLLRPGGVPREAIEALIGMKLEGGPEAGAKPLAPGMLASHYAPRAQVRLHATSIRPGEAALLFGAETPEGAEAAHAALNLSKNGDLVEAAAHLFSYLRRLDASGAPTIAVSPIPESGLGEAINDRLKRAAAER